The following proteins come from a genomic window of Flavobacteriaceae bacterium MAR_2010_188:
- a CDS encoding Beta-lactamase enzyme family protein: MKRVIFLILILCVSCQQEVKQNPIEAALNSNDDIMKKVLEEPSNYELQIKLSTINRENESVSFDDFEYRVDDRDYFYPASTVKFPIALLALEKIDSLEKIKSTTNYILEGDSITHTIRDDIRQIFAVSDNGAFNRLYEFLGRDYINDKLKTKQIGPAHINHRLSVPNSTYRYTRPISYWENDSIIYIQDSLVDSEVETLQLKQLQKGKGYYLDSTLVKEPMDFSKKNYFPISTLHELMKRVIFPESFPEDETFNINQADREFLLNSMKALPREVGYDEVEYYDSYGKFFMFGDSKERIPDNIKIFNKVGYAYGYLTDCSYIKDEKSGVEYILTATLFVNKNGIFNDDTYEFETIGIPFLSKLGKEIHNHLIEQE; the protein is encoded by the coding sequence ATGAAAAGAGTTATTTTCCTGATCCTAATTCTTTGTGTTTCTTGCCAGCAGGAAGTGAAGCAAAATCCGATAGAGGCAGCCCTTAATTCCAACGATGATATAATGAAAAAGGTCTTAGAGGAACCCTCCAACTATGAACTACAGATCAAATTATCGACTATAAACAGGGAAAACGAATCAGTATCTTTTGATGATTTTGAATATAGGGTCGATGACCGAGACTATTTTTATCCGGCTTCAACAGTAAAATTTCCCATTGCATTATTGGCTCTAGAAAAGATTGATTCCCTAGAAAAAATCAAGAGCACCACAAATTATATTCTAGAGGGAGATTCGATTACTCACACGATTAGAGATGACATCCGGCAAATATTTGCCGTGAGCGATAACGGTGCTTTTAATCGGCTTTACGAATTTTTAGGTCGTGATTATATTAATGACAAACTCAAAACTAAGCAAATTGGTCCTGCTCATATTAATCATAGGCTTTCAGTTCCAAATTCTACCTATCGATATACCCGGCCGATTAGTTATTGGGAAAACGATTCAATTATCTATATTCAGGATTCACTAGTTGATTCTGAAGTTGAAACCCTTCAACTTAAACAACTGCAAAAAGGAAAAGGGTATTATTTAGATTCTACTTTAGTTAAAGAGCCGATGGATTTTTCAAAGAAAAATTATTTCCCAATTTCGACTTTGCACGAACTCATGAAGCGCGTAATTTTTCCTGAAAGTTTTCCTGAAGACGAAACTTTCAACATAAATCAGGCAGATCGAGAATTTCTTTTGAATAGTATGAAGGCTTTACCGCGGGAAGTTGGATACGATGAAGTTGAATATTACGATAGCTACGGCAAATTTTTTATGTTCGGCGATAGCAAGGAAAGAATTCCAGATAACATCAAGATTTTCAATAAAGTGGGTTATGCCTATGGTTATCTCACCGATTGCTCATACATAAAGGATGAAAAATCTGGGGTTGAATATATTTTGACCGCTACACTATTTGTCAATAAAAATGGTATTTTTAATGACGATACCTATGAATTTGAAACCATAGGAATTCCTTTTTTATCTAAACTAGGTAAAGAAATTCACAACCATCTAATAGAACAAGAATGA
- a CDS encoding DNA (cytosine-5)-methyltransferase 1: MDRNLKVVELFAGVGGFRLGLEKSPFKVIWSNQWEPSTKTQHASKVYEARFGSENHFNQDIATIDVAEIPDHDILVGGFPCQDYSVATTLNNSKGLKGKKGVLWWSIHKILEIKKKKPKYLLLENVDRLLKSPSQQRGRDFAVMLQSLNELDYAVEWRVINAADYGMPQRRRRIFILAYHRDSKIYKKFNKSEGLEWISTIGIFAKSFPVKIEANKSNFDLDGDLVNLSDHFNEGGKLSPFNNSGIMLNGKVTTIKTLPDYDGERTVLGEILESGKIPSVFYIDEKDYDKWEYLKGAKRIERKSSEGFVYNYSEGGMIYPDALESPSRTVVTGEGGKTPSRFKHVISTKNGLRRLTPVELERLNMFPDNHTKLEGVTDAKRAFFMGNALVVGVVEKIGKQLYQEIKNLE; encoded by the coding sequence ATGGATAGAAATTTAAAGGTGGTCGAGCTCTTTGCAGGGGTCGGTGGATTTAGACTTGGATTGGAGAAAAGCCCTTTTAAAGTTATCTGGAGCAATCAATGGGAACCATCTACGAAGACACAACATGCCTCAAAAGTCTACGAAGCCCGGTTTGGTTCAGAAAACCATTTTAATCAGGATATTGCGACAATAGATGTTGCAGAAATTCCAGATCATGATATTTTGGTAGGCGGCTTTCCTTGTCAGGATTATTCTGTCGCCACCACTTTAAATAATTCAAAGGGACTTAAGGGAAAAAAAGGTGTTCTTTGGTGGTCCATTCACAAAATCCTTGAAATAAAGAAAAAAAAACCTAAATACCTCCTCTTAGAAAACGTTGATCGATTATTAAAGTCGCCTTCACAGCAACGCGGGCGGGATTTTGCGGTCATGTTACAAAGTTTAAATGAACTCGACTATGCTGTAGAGTGGCGGGTAATAAATGCCGCAGATTACGGAATGCCCCAAAGAAGACGGCGTATTTTTATCTTGGCATATCATCGAGATTCTAAAATCTATAAGAAGTTTAATAAATCCGAAGGTCTGGAGTGGATTTCAACTATTGGAATATTCGCCAAAAGTTTTCCGGTTAAAATTGAAGCCAACAAAAGTAATTTTGACCTGGATGGCGATTTAGTAAATCTTAGTGATCATTTTAATGAAGGTGGAAAACTTTCACCTTTTAATAATAGCGGAATCATGTTAAATGGGAAGGTTACTACTATTAAAACACTTCCAGATTATGATGGTGAAAGGACCGTGCTTGGTGAAATATTAGAAAGCGGAAAGATTCCCTCGGTTTTTTATATCGATGAAAAAGACTATGACAAATGGGAATATTTGAAAGGAGCCAAAAGAATTGAAAGAAAATCGTCGGAAGGTTTTGTTTACAACTATTCTGAAGGTGGGATGATATATCCAGATGCATTGGAAAGTCCATCGAGAACGGTGGTAACTGGTGAAGGCGGTAAAACTCCATCACGCTTTAAGCATGTTATTTCGACTAAAAATGGACTGAGAAGGCTAACTCCGGTAGAATTAGAGCGCTTAAATATGTTTCCAGATAATCACACCAAACTTGAAGGTGTTACCGATGCAAAAAGAGCTTTTTTTATGGGGAATGCACTTGTGGTTGGAGTGGTTGAAAAAATAGGAAAGCAGCTTTACCAAGAAATTAAAAACCTAGAATGA
- a CDS encoding Amidohydrolase family protein: MRLKQSLLVIIILIGTNSTFSQNIQVLKGAKIFIGNGETIENGVVIIEGNKIKEIGGNGTKFPANSKVVNLKGKYVMPGLVDAHIHFFQTGFFDSRPDAGDIRDSIPFEKVVAYQEKNPERYYRSYLRSGVTAVYDVGDYSWTLGLQDQNEETSFSPHVAAAGPLLTPAPEESIAIFNIGDNITMIHLGSEAIGRNMVIKNSKAGSTGIKIWGFAPDDPVFVKHIEAVAEEVKKQNNKMIAHATTLKEAKLALRVGAQLLVHSVEDSLVDTEFLDLLKKNNALYNPTLIVGKGYYNTYKAVLGENFKIRDPYQVVDTETKHLLENATKFESIMGEERIVRLKAYLPKFQETLDYSKSVMQQNLMRVYREGGTIVVGTDAGNPGTLHGISFNDEIEAMQSAGIPAEDLIIMATKNGAIAMDRLDDFGTLEEGKIADLIILDQDPSKDISNLRSITHVMRNGELKNIKNSEEFLSNE; this comes from the coding sequence ATGAGATTAAAGCAATCACTACTAGTAATAATAATTTTAATTGGTACAAATAGCACGTTTTCACAAAACATTCAAGTCCTTAAAGGAGCAAAAATCTTTATCGGAAATGGCGAAACCATAGAAAATGGAGTTGTTATAATCGAAGGAAATAAGATAAAGGAAATTGGAGGAAATGGAACAAAGTTCCCTGCAAATTCAAAGGTTGTTAACTTAAAGGGTAAATATGTAATGCCCGGTTTGGTCGATGCGCATATCCATTTTTTCCAAACCGGATTCTTCGATTCGAGACCTGATGCAGGTGATATTCGGGATTCAATTCCCTTTGAAAAAGTAGTCGCTTACCAAGAAAAAAATCCAGAAAGATATTATAGGTCATATCTCCGTTCTGGTGTGACCGCCGTTTACGATGTTGGTGATTACTCTTGGACTCTTGGCTTGCAAGATCAAAATGAAGAAACATCATTTTCTCCACACGTTGCAGCAGCTGGCCCGTTGCTTACACCAGCTCCAGAAGAAAGCATAGCTATTTTCAATATAGGAGACAATATAACAATGATTCACCTAGGCTCAGAAGCAATAGGGAGGAACATGGTAATAAAAAATTCTAAAGCTGGTTCAACCGGGATTAAAATTTGGGGCTTCGCTCCAGATGACCCGGTCTTTGTAAAACATATTGAGGCCGTTGCAGAAGAAGTAAAAAAACAAAACAATAAAATGATTGCCCACGCAACTACTTTAAAGGAGGCTAAACTCGCCTTGAGAGTAGGAGCACAATTACTAGTGCATAGTGTCGAGGACTCTTTGGTCGATACTGAATTTCTAGATTTACTAAAGAAAAATAATGCCCTCTATAATCCGACTCTTATCGTCGGAAAGGGATATTACAATACCTATAAAGCCGTCCTCGGGGAGAATTTTAAGATTAGGGATCCTTATCAGGTCGTTGATACAGAGACAAAACACCTATTAGAAAATGCTACGAAATTTGAATCTATCATGGGCGAAGAAAGAATAGTTCGATTAAAAGCTTATCTACCCAAATTTCAGGAGACATTGGACTATTCGAAATCCGTGATGCAACAAAATTTGATGAGGGTTTATAGAGAAGGCGGTACCATTGTGGTCGGTACGGATGCTGGAAACCCAGGAACCTTACATGGAATTTCATTTAATGACGAAATTGAAGCTATGCAAAGCGCTGGTATCCCAGCAGAAGATTTAATAATCATGGCAACCAAAAACGGCGCAATAGCGATGGATCGCTTAGATGACTTTGGAACCCTGGAAGAAGGTAAAATAGCCGACCTTATTATATTGGACCAAGACCCCTCTAAGGATATTTCGAATCTTCGGAGCATAACTCACGTTATGAGAAATGGTGAACTGAAGAATATTAAAAACAGCGAGGAATTTCTTTCAAATGAGTAA